A single region of the Brassica rapa cultivar Chiifu-401-42 chromosome A03, CAAS_Brap_v3.01, whole genome shotgun sequence genome encodes:
- the LOC103856330 gene encoding LOW QUALITY PROTEIN: uncharacterized protein LOC103856330 (The sequence of the model RefSeq protein was modified relative to this genomic sequence to represent the inferred CDS: deleted 2 bases in 2 codons), with product MEETNRDGDGDGDGELYPSGVEQMPRHHGEKRKREGLVSGEREAEEVILVGDTKAIKKFGFDGGEQSSQSQMSLFSKRQAFEVQNNMNLKGSLVKEESGEEPARAKQDYSTFNDFDRLREVRNFAVGQTWALYDDKVDGMPRLYAQITKVSAPGSCLSVTWLEPDPDDKEELQSYEKDLPVSVGWFKLGKSEDIKDHRRFSHLVHCNEGSSSAGRRFSVYPREGETWAIFKGRYKHSWSYRDIDWSADPDSHRKYNYAFVEIVPEEDAHISADAPVGFLHKAKGFTSVFCRFAKEVAKSYIRSGYTEQFSHRVPSFKMTGVEAEGVPPRGAYELDPAALPENIKEIDVPLHLLEEPTVSNSEEDNTHSQCVYFASKGITFQTGQVWSFCSGDDNFPRFYGKIQKITFVQAFEQDPVVKLNIGRLKARPIKGVIQWIDKEMPIGCGNFRARKVLEIFTDLDLFSRLVSQDSSGDGDDYSIMPKAGDVWAIYRNWSDGIKVADLQSQSYDLVEVLDDKMDYKVLLLAPDGGFESVDSKGCGSVYVAAAEHWMDGEDVRFTIPKCELLRFSHQVPTSKVTKEMHGALQEVYEPSFEVLPVKLIL from the exons ATGGAAGAGACCAACcgtgatggtgatggtgatggtgatggaGAGCTTTATCCATCTGGTGTCGAACAGATGCCACGTCACCACGGTGAGAAGAGAAAGAGGGAAGGATTGGTGAGTGGAGAAAGAGAGGCTGAAGAAGTTATTTTAGTTGGTGACACCAAggctataaaaaaatttggttttgATGGAGGAGAGCAGTCTTCTCAGTCTCAGATGTCTTTGTTTAGCAAGCGACAGGCTTTTGAGGTGCAAAACAACATGAATCTTAAAGGGTCTTTGGTAAAAGAAGAATCAGGAGAAGAGCCAGCGAGAGCAAAGCAGGATTATTCAACTTTTAATGACTTTGATAGGCTGAGGGAAGTAAGAAATTTCGCAGTTGGTCAGACATGGGCTCTTTATGATGATAAAGTGGATGGGATGCCTAGACTGTACGCTCAGATCACAAAAGTCTCAGCTCCCGGTTCCTGTCTTAGCGTCACATGGCTTGAGCCTGACCCAGATGACAAGGAAGAACTACAGAGCTACGAAAAAGACTTGCCTGTTTCCGTTGGTTGGTTCAAACTCGGGAAAAGCGAGGACATAAAAGATCACAGAAGGTTCTCTCATCTTGTTCATTGCAACGAAGGAAGCAGCAGCGCAGGTAGAAGATTCAGCGTTTACCCCAGAGAAGGAGAGACATGGGCTATCTTCAAGGGTCGCTACAAACACTCCTGGAGCTACCGGGACATTGACTGGTCAGCTGATCCCGATTCTCACCGTAAATACAACTACGCATTTGTCGAAATCGTGCCAGAAGAAGATGCTCATATATCTGCTGATGCACCTGTTGGATTCCTCCATAAAGCAAAAGGCTTTACAAGTGTATTCTGTCGCTTTGCTAAGGAAGTAGCTAAATCTTACATTCGTAGTGGCTACACAGAACAGTTCTCCCATCGTGTTCCGTCGTTTAAGATGACTGGAGTAGAAGCAGAAGGTGTTCCTCCTCGAGGTGCTTATGAGCTGGATCCAGCAGCGTTACCAGAAAACATCAAAGAGATTGACGTCCCTTTACATCTACTAGAGGAGCCTACAGTGTCAAACTCTGAGGAGGATAACACACATTCTCAATGTGTATACTTTGCTAGTAAAGGAATAACTTTTCAAACAGGGCAAGTCTGGTCATTCTGCAGCGGTGACGATAACTTTCCCCGGTTCTATGGCAAGATTCAGAAGATCACGTTTGTTCAGGCCTTTGAGCAAGACCCTGTAGTTAAATTGAATATAGGTCGTCTTAAGGCTAGACCTATCAAAGGCGTGATCCAGTGGATTGACAAGGAGATGCCCATCGGCTGTGGGAACTTCCGGGCGAGAAAAGTTCTCGAGATATTCACTGATCTTGATTTGTTTTCACGTCTGGTAAGCCAAGACTCCTCTGGAGATGGGGATGATTACAGCATCATGCCCAAGGCTGGTGATGTCTGGGCAATATACAGAAACTGGAGTGATGGCATCAAAGTCGCTGATCTTCAATCACAGAGTTATGATCTTGTGGAAGTTCTTGATGATAAAATGGACTACAAGGTTTTGCTCTTGGCTCCTGATGGTGGCTTTGAATCAGTTGATTCTAAGGGTTGTGGTTCGGTGTATGTGGCTGCTGCTGAGCATTGGATGGATGGCGAGGACGTGAGATTCACGATTCCGAAATGTGAACTGCTTAGATTCTCGCATCAAGTTCCTACTTCGAAAGTAACAAAGGAGATGCATGGA GCTTTGCAAGAAGTCTATGAACCTAGT TTCGAGGTATTGCCTGTTAAGTTGATTCTCTGA
- the LOC103856335 gene encoding uncharacterized protein LOC103856335: MDITINGVTETWINKESPSTAIQKFWTWCTECMVWYRLHRSFLHISNTCRSCNKEFYAREIPRQGLLPGKDSSSKDIMHKRVLIKRLRGIQQSHPVASNTRPSFWTTCRNCGHRERFLKLYVDKWFVCEKCHGETIAMEVLARSGEALFNKLFLELKPGSKKNYSSGLSCGVKVVGEKRKREEVAANGDEASSSGNAKVDDNFGLCDSSSGGDVKPKIAECAADLKFNDFDKVREEVNFAVGQVWALYDTTDKVPRQYALIRKVSVPSFGLRITYLEPDPDDEEEIQWFEEDLPVSAGKFRLGKNQNTQERSLFSHVIHCNQGSNSGHITVSPRKGETWALFKNWDINWSSEPDFHRSYEYEFLEILSDYADGAAGVSVAFLHKAKGFASVFFRMGTGGDADVVQIPSHSLYRFSHMIPSFKLTGTDAKGVPKYAYELDQAALPEKIPEVTVPSHLLAALKPKPEELSFTINGKAFEAGQIWSYIGCFDNMPRDYCRIYKISLTQAFEQAPIYKMHAFRFKATPFPKDITPWRHERYGEKKMPVGWGTYLLTQGSLALTPDRFSHLIVPVTSKGSNEYTILPKVGEVWAIYRFWTPYLSADEMEKNYVDYGIVEVLDDALDYKVIALEPALQFEEDERKKRVFRAAESKPLDFDDDDGSGVIFTIPRSKMLRFSHQIAASRVTKEIDGELKELFELDSTAVPVL; this comes from the coding sequence ATGGATATCACCATCAATGGCGTTACAGAGACTTGGATTAATAAAGAAAGTCCTTCCACTGCCATTCAAAAGTTCTGGACTTGGTGTACAGAGTGTATGGTGTGGTACAGATTGCATAGAAGCTTTCTCCACATATCGAACACGTGTCGATCTTGCAACAAGGAGTTCTACGCGCGTGAGATACCTCGTCAAGGTCTTTTACCAGGGAAAGACTCATCATCTAAGGATATAATGCACAAGAGGGTGCTGATTAAGAGGCTCCGTGGTATACAGCAGAGCCATCCAGTTGCATCCAATACACGTCCAAGCTTTTGGACCACGTGTCGAAACTGTGGGCATAGAGAGCGTTTTCTTAAATTGTATGTGGACAAATGGTTCGTTTGTGAGAAGTGCCATGGGGAGACCATTGCAATGGAGGTCCTTGCTAGGTCAGGCGAGGCGTTGTTCAACAAATTGTTCTTGGAGTTGAAACCCGGGAGTAAGAAAAATTATTCCTCTGGTTTGAGCTGTGGCGTGAAGGTTGTTGGTGAGAAGAGAAAGAGGGAAGAGGTTGCTGCTAATGGAGATGAAGCGTCAAGCTCTGGGAATGCTAAGGTGGATGACAACTTTGGTTTATGTGATTCAAGTTCAGGAGGTGATGTAAAACCAAAGATTGCTGAATGTGCTGCTGATCTGAAGTTTAACGACTTTGATAAGGTGAGGGAAGAAGTAAACTTTGCAGTTGGCCAGGTCTGGGCTCTCTATGACACAACAGATAAGGTTCCTAGACAGTATGCTCTCATCAGAAAAGTTTCAGTTCCTTCTTTTGGGCTGAGGATCACATATCTAGAGCCAGATCCTGATGATGAGGAAGAGATCCAGTGGTTTGAAGAAGACTTGCCTGTTTCTGCTGGTAAGTTCAGGCTTGGGAAAAATCAGAACACTCAAGAGCGTTCGTTATTCTCACATGTTATCCACTGCAACCAAGGAAGCAACTCTGGTCACATCACTGTTTCTCCAAGAAAAGGAGAGACCTGGGCTCTATTCAAGAACTGGGATATTAACTGGTCTTCAGAACCAGATTTTCACCGCAGCTATGAGTATGAGTTTTTGGAGATTTTGTCTGACTACGCAGATGGAGCTGCTGGTGTATCTGTTGCGTTCTTGCATAAAGCAAAAGGCTTTGCAAGTGTCTTCTTCCGAATGGGAACTGGTGGTGATGCAGACGTAGTTCAGATTCCATCTCACAGTTTGTACCGTTTCTCCCACATGATCCCTTCCTTCAAACTGACTGGAACTGATGCAAAAGGTGTGCCAAAGTATGCTTACGAGCTGGACCAAGCTGCGTTACCAGAAAAAATTCCAGAGGTAACCGTCCCTTCACATTTATTAGCCGCTCTAAAGCCTAAACCAGAAGAGCTCAGCTTTACTATAAATGGAAAGGCTTTTGAAGCTGGCCAGATCTGGTCATACATCGGATGTTTTGATAACATGCCTAGGGACTACTGTAGGATCTATAAGATCAGTTTGACTCAAGCGTTTGAGCAGGCTCCAATTTACAAAATGCACGCGTTCCGGTTTAAGGCTACACCTTTTCCTAAGGATATCACCCCTTGGAGGCATGAGCGATATGGGGAGAAGAAAATGCCTGTTGGTTGGGGAACTTACTTGCTGACTCAAGGCTCCTTAGCACTCACTCCTGATCGTTTCTCGCATCTGATAGTGCCTGTAACCTCCAAGGGAAGCAATGAATATACTATTCTGCCTAAGGTTGGTGAAGTGTGGGCGATATACAGATTCTGGACTCCTTACCTTAGTGCCGATGAAATGGAGAAAAACTACGTGGACTATGGCATTGTAGAAGTTCTTGATGATGCCTTGGACTATAAGGTTATTGCGTTGGAGCCTGCGTTGCAGTTTGAGGAAGATGAAAGGAAAAAGAGAGTGTTTAGAGCAGCTGAGAGCAAGCCACTTGAtttcgatgatgatgatgggtCAGGAGTGATCTTTACAATCCCAAGGTCGAAAATGCTGAGGTTCTCTCATCAGATTGCTGCTTCCCGGGTGACCAAGGAGATAGATGGAGAGTTGAAAGAGCTTTTTGAACTTGATTCTACAGCAGTACCTGTATTGTGA
- the LOC103856334 gene encoding uncharacterized protein LOC103856334, translated as MDITSNELLRSKAFIKGSSGTAAYYLASDENVNVHSLRLSCVGGKRKRNELGGSNDDSAGLKFNDFEKLRKEVNFSVGETWALYDEVDGMPRLYARIRKVSAPSFGLRITHLEPDPDDEREVLWFEQDLPVSTGQFRLGKNENTKDCSLFSHVIHCKEGSNTGHLIVSPRKGETWALFKNWDIIKWSSEPDSHSSYKYEIVEILSDHADGTGVSVAFLHKAKGFASVFFRMGTGDDSDMIQVPSHSLYRFSHMIPSFKLTGTEAKGLPKDAYELDQAALPATTVQEKPVPSHLIPVPKPEALCLPSSEGKVIKTGQFWAFGGDYDDTPRYYGRIQKITVTQTFEQTAETKVHVCRLKATSFPQNVIKWKDKSMPVGCGTFSMLKNCSTLYPQHLTHQIFPQTSMDGNECTILPKVGQLWVIYRLWAPHFGVGALDEHCLDFDMVQVLDDAFNYKVLALEQVLVISEEKNKFFRAAKSRPSYCYDEDGPGVIFTIPQSKMLRFSHPIPASRVTKEVDGEMIVLFEVDKKALPYGW; from the coding sequence ATGGATATCACTTCGAACGAGCTTCTTAGAAGTAAAGCTTTTATTAAAGGAAGCAGCGGTACTGCAGCATATTATTTAGCTTCTGATGAAAATGTAAATGTTCACTCCCTTCGTTTGAGTTGTGTTGGCGGCAAGAGAAAGAGGAATGAGCTTGGTGGGTCTAATGATGACAGTGCTGGTCTCAAGTTTAACGACTTTGAGAAGCTGCGGAAAGAAGTAAACTTTTCGGTTGGGGAGACTTGGGCTCTTTATGATGAAGTTGATGGGATGCCTAGGTTGTATGCCCGGATCCGGAAAGTTTCAGCTCCTTCCTTTGGGTTAAGGATCACACACTTAGAGCCAGATCCAGATGATGAGAGAGAGGTACTATGGTTTGAACAAGACTTGCCTGTTTCTACTGGTCAGTTCAGGCTTGGGAAGAATGAGAATACAAAAGACTGTTCGTTATTCTCACATGTCATACATTGCAAGGAAGGAAGCAACACTGGTCATCTCATTGTTTCACCAAGAAAAGGAGAGACCTGGGCGTTATTCAAGAATTGGGATATTATCAAGTGGTCTTCAGAGCCTGATTCTCACAGCAGTTACAAGTATGAGATCGTTGAGATTCTGTCTGATCACGCTGATGGAACTGGTGTGTCTGTTGCGTTCTTGCATAAAGCAAAAGGCTTTGCTAGCGTCTTCTTTCGAATGGGAACTGGTGATGATTCAGACATGATTCAGGTTCCATCTCACAGTTTATATCGTTTCTCCCACATGATCCCTTCCTTCAAACTGACTGGAACTGAAGCAAAAGGTTTACCAAAAGATGCTTATGAGCTGGACCAAGCTGCGTTACCTGCAACAACAGTCCAAGAGAAACCCGTCCCTTCCCATCTGATCCCAGTCCCTAAACCAGAAGCTCTCTGTCTCCCGAGCAGTGAAGGAAAAGTTATTAAAACTGGTCAGTTCTGGGCATTTGGTGGAGATTACGATGACACGCCTCGGTACTACGGTAGGATTCAGAAGATCACCGTAACTCAGACATTCGAGCAGACAGCAGAAACAAAGGTGCATGTATGTCGTTTGAAGGCTACTTCATTCCCTCAGAATGTCATCAAGTGGAAGGACAAGAGCATGCCTGTTGGCTGTGGAACATTCTCGATGCTTAAAAATTGCTCAACGCTCTATCCACAACACCTTACACATCAGATATTTCCTCAGACCTCCATGGATGGAAACGAATGCACCATTCTCCCCAAGGTTGGCCAGTTGTGGGTGATTTACAGACTTTGGGCTCCTCACTTTGGTGTCGGAGCACTAGACGAACACTGCTTGGACTTTGACATGGTCCAAGTTCTTGATGACGCCTTTAACTACAAGGTTTTGGCGCTGGAGCAAGTCTTGGTTAttagtgaagagaagaataAGTTCTTTAGAGCGGCTAAGAGTAGGCCATCTTATTGTTATGATGAGGATGGGCCAGGAGTGATATTTACAATCCCACAGTCGAAAATGCTCAGATTCTCTCATCCGATTCCTGCTTCCCGTGTAACCAAAGAGGTAGATGGGGAGATGATAGTGCTCTTTGAAGTTGATAAGAAAGCGTTACCTTATGGGTGGTGA
- the LOC117125627 gene encoding uncharacterized protein LOC117125627, with protein sequence MMDITSKRKAVAETLMKGTGTAAFYSASDEAVHSPRLSCAVSVGDKRKRNELGGSNDDGAGLKFNDFEKLRKEVNFLAAQTWAMYDNVDGMPRLYARIRKVAAPSFELRITNLEPDPDDEREILWFEQDLPVSAGQFRLGKNEDMKDISIFSHVIHCKEGGNTGHITVSPRKGETWALFKNWDINWSSEPDSHRRYEYDIVEILSDHADGTGVSVTFLHKAKGFASVFFRMGTGVADMFRMPTGDADTFRMETGDADTSQIPPQDIYQFSHMIPSFKMTGFEAKGLPKDAYELDQAALPEKVEEKDVPSHLIPRPKPEALCFPSKHTGKVFQTGQFWAFGGDYDFTPRFYGRIQKIILTQAFDEAAELKIHVSRLKATSFPENVIKWKDKRMPVGCGTFSVPKSCSIFYPQHLTHQIFPQTSMDGNEFTILPKIGQVWMIYRDWVPHYDLVALEEHDLDFEVVEVLDDALNYKVLALERALGTSEEKNYLFRAAKSRPSYCHDEDGPGVIFTIPQSKMLRFSHPLPVSRVTKEVDGEMEVLFEVDKKALPHGA encoded by the coding sequence ATGATGGATATCACTTCGAAAAGGAAAGCTGTTGCAGAGACGTTGATGAAAGGGACCGGTACTGCAGCATTTTATTCTGCTTCTGATGAAGCTGTTCACTCCCCTCGTTTGAGTTGTGCTGTGAGCGTTGGCGACAAGAGAAAGAGGAACGAGCTTGGTGGGTCTAATGATGACGGTGCTGGTCTCAAGTTTAACGACTTTGAGAAGCTGCGGAAAGAAGTAAACTTTTTGGCTGCGCAGACTTGGGCTATGTATGATAATGTGGATGGGATGCCTAGGTTGTATGCCCGGATCAGGAAAGTTGCAGCTCCTTCCTTTGAGTTGAGGATCACGAACTTAGAGCCAGATCCAGATGATGAGAGAGAGATACTATGGTTTGAACAAGACTTGCCTGTTTCTGCTGGTCAGTTCAGGCTTGGGAAAAATGAGGACATGAAAGACATTTCGATTTTCTCACATGTTATACACTGCAAGGAAGGAGGCAACACTGGTCATATCACTGTTTCCCCAAGAAAAGGAGAGACCTGGGCGTTATTCAAGAACTGGGATATCAACTGGTCTTCAGAACCTGATTCTCACCGCAGATATGAGTATGACATTGTGGAGATCTTGTCTGATCACGCTGATGGAACTGGTGTGTCTGTTACCTTCTTGCATAAAGCAAAAGGCTTTGCAAGTGTCTTCTTTCGAATGGGAACTGGTGTTGCAGACATGTTTCGCATGCCAACTGGTGATGCAGACACATTTCGAATGGAAACTGGTGATGCAGACACATCTCAGATTCCGCCTCAGGATATATATCAGTTCTCCCACATGATCCCTTCCTTCAAAATGACAGGCTTTGAAGCAAAAGGCTTACCGAAAGATGCTTATGAGTTGGACCAAGCTGCGTTACCTGAAAAAGTTGAAGAGAAAGACGTCCCTTCCCATCTAATCCCAAGGCCTAAACCAGAAGCTCTGTGCTTTCCGAGTAAGCATACGGGAAAGGTTTTTCAAACTGGTCAGTTCTGGGCATTTGGTGGAGATTACGATTTCACGCCTCGGTTCTACGGTAGGATTCAGAAGATCATACTAACTCAGGCATTCGATGAGGCAGCAGAGTTAAAGATTCATGTATCTCGTTTAAAGGCTACTTCGTTCCCTGAGAATGTCATCAAGTGGAAGGACAAGAGAATGCCTGTTGGTTGTGGAACTTTCTCGGTGCCTAAAAGTTGCTCAATATTCTATCCACAACACCTTACACACCAGATATTTCCTCAAACCTCCATGGATGGAAATGAATTTACCATTCTCCCCAAGATTGGCCAAGTGTGGATGATTTACAGAGACTGGGTTCCTCACTATGATTTGGTAGCACTAGAAGAACACGACTTGGACTTTGAAGTCGTTGAAGTTCTTGATGACGCCTTGAACTACAAGGTTTTAGCGTTGGAGCGTGCCTTGGGTACTAGTGAAGAGAAAAACTACTTGTTCAGAGCAGCTAAGAGTAGGCCATCTTATTGTCATGATGAGGATGGGCCAGGAGTGATATTTACAATCCCACAGTCGAAAATGCTCAGATTCTCTCATCCGCTTCCTGTTTCTCGTGTAACCAAAGAGGTAGATGGAGAGATGGAAGTGCTCTTTGAAGTTGATAAGAAAGCGTTACCTCATGGCGCATAA
- the LOC103856337 gene encoding F-box/FBD/LRR-repeat protein At5g18770-like encodes MEKLFYKSQKRLGVSSSSVRQGEERVVISEEDRISSLPDPLLSHILGFLTIDEAVWTSVLSSRWRHLWKWVPRLELDSSYFPSDKVCVDFIDEFLAFQGNCYLREFKLTIDHDVFYSDVSLYQPCLGRVDMRKIERFQVENRFEKLGVDNIATPLTLSVCEAFVCLKLHYVRLNDDLKSLSLPCLKIMYLEDVVMPSDAAAEALISSSPVLEVLKISLSRDDVMVALRVCSASLKSFTLKGAERCYVRGHSSVLIDAPKLEYLSLMDYYQFRSFKITSVAEFFKVDIDVDFMLRYSSEMKIVYSLFKNLSGVEDMTISWNSLEFMYSFHDMKPPPKFHDLTRLHATMSLNTSLELLPIVLKSCPNLKHFTLVLVIDDDPDAESSSTRLSTVLPRCLVSSLESVEMESPVTEIATELKLARYFMKNSTTLKKLVLRLKDCTLKPCVLEQLVKSSRCYGLSQFDVIPVVPTPNPWPEGYVYEKSRRF; translated from the exons ATGGAGAAGCTCTTCTACAAGTCCCAAAAGCG GTTAGGTGTCTCGTCTAGTTCAGTTCGACAGGGAGAAGAACGTGTTGTTATCAGTGAGGAAGATAGGATAAGCTCATTACCTGATCCTTTGTTATCTCACATACTCGGCTTTCTCACCATCGACGAAGCTGTTTGGACAAGTGTTTTGTCTTCTCGATGGAGACATCTCTGGAAATGGGTTCCTAGGTTAGAACTAGACAGCTCTTATTTCCCTAGCGACAAAGTCTGCGTTGATTTCATCGACGAGTTTCTTGCTTTCCAAGGCAACTGCTACTTGCGTGAGTTCAAGTTAACCATTGACCACGATGTCTTCTACAGCGACGTTTCTCTTTACCAGCCCTGTCTCGGTAGAGTCGATATGCGCAAGATCGAACGTTTCCAAGTCGAGAATCGGTTTGAAAAACTTGGCGTTGATAACATTGCGACGCCCTTAACACTCTCCGTGTGTGAGGCGTTTGTCTGCTTAAAGCTCCATTACGTTAGGCTGAACGATGATTTGAAGTCTCTTTCCTTGCCTTGTCTCAAGATCATGTACTTGGAAGACGTTGTTATGCCTAGCGACGCTGCTGCTGAGGCTCTGATCTCCTCCTCTCCGGTTCTCGAAGTTCTGAAGATAAGCCTCAGTAGAGATGATGTTATGGTGGCTTTACGTGTCTGCTCAGCGTCGCTTAAGAGCTTCACTCTAAAAGGAGCGGAACGTTGTTATGTTCGTGGACATTCTTCAGTATTGATTGATGCGCCGAAACTCGAGTATCTGAGTCTCATGGATTACTACCAGTTCAGAAGCTTTAAGATAACCAGTGTGGCTGAGTTTTTCAAAGTTGATATTGATGTCGACTTTATGCTTCGATACTCGTCGGAAATGAAGATCGTCTACAGTCTTTTCAAGAATCTTTCAGGTGTTGAAGATATGACCATATCATGGAACTCTCTGGAG TTTATGTATAGTTTCCATGATATGAAACCACCTCCCAAATTTCATGACTTGACTCGTTTGCATGCCACTATGAGCTTAAACACATCCCTTGAACTATTGCCAATCGTTCTCAAGAGCTGCCCCAATCTGAAACACTTTACATTG GTATTGGTTATTGATGATGATCCTGATGCAGAGAGTAGTAGTACTAGACTCTCCACCGTGCTGCCTCGTTGTTTGGTGTCGTCTCTCGAATCTGTTGAAATGGAAAGCCCGGTCACGGAGATAGCTACTGAACTGAAACTGGCTAGATACTTTATGAAGAACTCGACTACACTCAAGAAGCTCGTTCTGCGTTTGAAGGATTGTACACTCAAGCCTTGTGTCTTGGAACAACTCGTGAAATCTTCAAGGTGCTATGGTTTGTCTCAGTTCGACGTTATTCCAGTGGTTCCAACTCCGAATCCATGGCCTGAGGGGTATGTTTATGAAAAATCACGTAGGTTCTAA
- the LOC117125628 gene encoding F-box/FBD/LRR-repeat protein At5g18770-like — translation MRGRRLLGSKSKINRKEVASMEKLFNKSQKRLGVSSSSVREEEEERVVIRGEDMISSLPEPLLCDILSFLTTEQAVQTSVLSSRWRHVWRWVPRLELDSSDFTDNQACGYFIDKFLAFQGKNYLREFKLTIDHDIFGGDSSLYELCLSKVDMRRKLERFQVESTFGPVSFDDDFPTPLTLSVCEALVCLKLHYVRLNDDLKSLSLPCLKIMFLEDVVMPSDAAAEALISSSPVLEVLKISRSRDDVVVALRVCSASLKSFTLKGAEVLCPRGNYSVLIDAPKLEYLSLMDYYHFRSFEITNAAESFKVDIDVEFAEKNNFMLELIIFYTFINNFSGVKDMTMSWRTLQFIYEIHRMRTLPKFHDLTRLRATVCLKASPELLPMLLESCPNLKHLTLELFIDHPVASITGLSTVMLHPCLLSSLESVEIESPVTEEANELDLARCFMCNSTTLKKLVIRLHQSSIGEKHKPCVLEQLVEDSRRYGLSQFEVLPVVPTLNPLPEGYVYVKSSRF, via the exons ATGAGGGGAAGACGATTACTTGGATCAAAATCAAAGATAAACAGGAAAGAAGTAGCTTCAATGGAGAAGCTCTTTAACAAGTCCCAAAAGCG GTTAGGTGTCTCGTCTAGTTCAgttcgagaagaagaagaagaacgagTTGTTATCAGAGGAGAAGACATGATAAGCTCATTACCTGAACCGTTGTTGTGTGACATACTCAGCTTTCTTACCACCGAGCAAGCGGTTCAGACAAGTGTTTTGTCCTCTAGATGGAGACATGTATGGAGATGGGTTCCTAGGTTAGAACTAGACAGCTCTGATTTCACAGACAACCAAGCCTGTGGGTATTTCATCGACAAGTTTCTTGCTTTCCAAGGCAAGAACTACTTGCGTGAGTTCAAGTTGACCATTGACCACGACATCTTTGGTGGAGATTCTTCTCTTTACGAGCTTTGTCTCAGCAAAGTGGATATGCGGAGGAAGCTCGAACGTTTCCAAGTAGAGAGTACGTTTGGACCTGTTAGCTTTGATGATGACTTCCCGACACCCTTAACACTCTCCGTGTGTGAGGCGTTGGTCTGCTTAAAACTCCATTACGTTAGGCTGAACGATGATTTGAAGTCTCTTTCCTTGCCTTGTCTCAAGATCATGTTCCTGGAAGACGTTGTTATGCCTAGCGACGCGGCTGCAGAGGCGCTGATCTCCTCCTCTCCGGTTCTAGAAGTTCTGAAGATAAGCCGCAGTAGAGATGATGTTGTGGTAGCTTTACGCGTCTGCTCAGCGTCGCTTAAGAGCTTCACTCTAAAAGGAGCGGAAGTTTTGTGTCCACGTGGAAATTATTCAGTATTGATTGATGCGCCAAAACTTGAGTATCTGTCTCTCATGGATTACTACCATTTCAGAAGCTTCGAGATAACCAATGCGGCTGAGTCTTTCAAGGTTGATATTGATGTCGAGTTTGCGGAGAAGAATAATTTCATGTTGGAATTGATTATCTTCTACACTTTTATCAACAATTTTTCAGGTGTTAAAGATATGACCATGTCATGGAGAACTCTGCAG TTTATATATGAAATCCATCGGATGAGAACACTCCCCAAATTTCATGACTTGACTCGTCTGCGCGCCACTGTGTGCTTAAAAGCATCCCCTGAACTATTGCCAATGCTTCTTGAGAGCTGCCCCAATCTGAAACACTTGACATTG GAATTGTTTATTGATCATCCAGTGGCATCGATAACTGGACTCTCCACTGTGATGCTGCATCCTTGTTTGTTATCGTCTCTTGAATCTGTTGAAATAGAAAGTCCGGTCACGGAGGAAGCTAACGAACTGGATTTGGCTAGATGCTTTATGTGTAACTCTACAACACTCAAGAAGCTAGTGATACGTTTGCATCAGTCTTCTATTGGAGAGAAACACAAGCCTTGTGTCTTGGAACAACTCGTCGAAGATTCAAGGCGCTATGGTTTGTCTCAATTCGAAGTTCTTCCAGTGGTTCCAACTCTGAATCCATTGCCTGAGGGGTATGTTTATGTAAAATCCAGTAGGTTCTAA